A part of Micromonospora chersina genomic DNA contains:
- a CDS encoding DinB family protein — protein sequence MTWRAPEIDRSHEPYVGDERTMLEGWLDYHRDTLLHKCAGLTAEQLRTASVEPSTLTLLGLVRHMADVERWWFRIRAAGEDIPGLYDGDEDPDADLNAIADADPAEAFATLRAEIEAARKAAAGLSLDHTFRRPRRDGTADEMSLRWVYVHMIEEYARHNGHADLIRERIDGVTGD from the coding sequence ATGACCTGGAGAGCACCCGAGATCGACCGCAGCCACGAGCCCTACGTCGGTGACGAGCGCACCATGCTGGAAGGCTGGCTCGACTACCACCGCGACACCCTGCTCCACAAGTGCGCCGGCCTGACCGCCGAGCAGCTCCGGACGGCGAGCGTCGAGCCGTCCACCCTGACCCTGCTCGGGCTGGTCCGCCACATGGCCGACGTGGAGCGCTGGTGGTTCCGGATCCGCGCCGCCGGTGAGGACATCCCCGGCCTCTACGACGGCGACGAGGACCCGGACGCGGATTTGAACGCGATCGCCGACGCCGACCCGGCGGAGGCGTTCGCCACCCTCCGCGCCGAGATCGAGGCGGCCCGGAAGGCCGCCGCCGGCCTGTCGCTGGACCACACCTTCCGGCGCCCCCGTCGCGACGGCACCGCCGACGAGATGAGCCTCCGCTGGGTCTACGTGCACATGATCGAGGAGTACGCCCGACACAACGGCCACGCCGACCTGATCCGCGAGCGCATCGACGGCGTCACCGGCGACTGA
- a CDS encoding CAP domain-containing protein produces MYRWTDPIEPDGVPRRPEPPTDEGPAWLTDRPEPRSSYLFGDEPEEPGPRPTEAPSGTWRDDAPATAWRDDHTTERTGTLPAAGAAAHGWADAGRYADADRTGYSPAVEPTYGPAAHPGAPASPYEPAAGWHAGQPTAAWRPEEQPADTWQPGQPTAAWRRDEQPATTWQPEQPAAAWQREEQPTGAWQPAADEQPAWRPQEQPTAAWQPVADERPTAAWQPVTDDPADDTGRHRQRRRLPRPLLIGGAAAAATLVVSLGVGAVLLPGDDQRTKPTAADGPVAAAPLTSDSAGADAADALAPESTSPSAAPTTVKPSPTKKPTPTPSRTTAPSRQLPRATASSGTGATTTSTKGLTAELREVVDLVNQERAKAGCKALTVDDKLTLAAQRHSQDQADHKTMSHDGSDGSDVGDRLDRVGYAWRSYGENVAWNQQSPAAVMDAWMNSPGHRANILNCSFTEIGVGVARSNGPYWTQDFGTPR; encoded by the coding sequence GTGTACCGCTGGACCGACCCGATCGAACCGGATGGCGTTCCCCGACGCCCCGAGCCGCCGACCGACGAGGGACCGGCCTGGCTCACCGACCGGCCCGAGCCGCGGTCGTCGTACCTCTTCGGCGACGAGCCGGAAGAGCCCGGCCCGCGCCCGACCGAGGCGCCCTCGGGCACCTGGCGGGACGACGCACCGGCCACCGCGTGGCGGGACGACCACACCACGGAGCGCACCGGCACCCTCCCCGCCGCCGGTGCCGCCGCGCACGGGTGGGCCGACGCCGGGCGGTACGCCGACGCCGACCGGACCGGGTACTCCCCGGCCGTCGAGCCGACGTACGGCCCGGCGGCCCACCCGGGCGCCCCGGCGTCCCCCTACGAGCCGGCCGCCGGCTGGCACGCCGGGCAGCCGACCGCCGCGTGGCGCCCGGAGGAGCAGCCCGCCGACACCTGGCAGCCCGGGCAGCCGACCGCCGCCTGGCGCCGCGACGAGCAGCCCGCCACCACCTGGCAGCCCGAACAGCCGGCCGCCGCCTGGCAGCGGGAGGAGCAGCCGACCGGCGCCTGGCAGCCGGCCGCCGACGAACAGCCCGCCTGGCGCCCCCAGGAGCAGCCGACCGCCGCCTGGCAGCCGGTCGCCGACGAACGGCCCACGGCCGCCTGGCAGCCGGTCACCGACGACCCGGCGGACGACACCGGCCGGCACCGGCAGCGGCGGCGGCTGCCGCGTCCCCTCCTGATCGGTGGGGCCGCCGCCGCGGCGACCCTCGTGGTGAGCCTCGGCGTGGGCGCCGTGCTGCTGCCCGGCGACGACCAGCGGACCAAACCCACCGCCGCCGACGGCCCGGTGGCCGCCGCCCCGCTGACCTCCGACAGCGCCGGGGCGGACGCCGCCGACGCGCTCGCACCGGAGTCGACAAGCCCCAGCGCCGCGCCGACCACCGTCAAGCCCAGCCCGACGAAGAAGCCGACCCCGACGCCGAGCCGGACCACCGCGCCGTCCCGGCAGCTGCCGCGGGCCACCGCGTCGAGCGGCACGGGCGCCACGACGACCTCGACCAAGGGACTCACCGCCGAGCTGCGGGAGGTCGTCGACCTCGTCAACCAGGAGCGGGCCAAGGCCGGCTGCAAGGCGCTGACCGTCGACGACAAGCTGACGCTCGCCGCCCAGCGGCACAGCCAGGACCAGGCCGACCACAAGACCATGTCGCACGACGGCAGCGACGGCAGCGACGTGGGCGACCGGCTCGACCGGGTCGGGTACGCGTGGCGGTCGTACGGCGAGAACGTGGCCTGGAACCAGCAGAGCCCGGCCGCGGTGATGGACGCGTGGATGAACTCCCCGGGTCACCGGGCGAACATCCTGAACTGCTCGTTCACCGAGATCGGCGTGGGCGTGGCGCGGAGCAACGGGCCGTACTGGACGCAGGACTTCGGCACGCCGCGCTGA
- a CDS encoding MDR family MFS transporter: protein MTQATAPTRATAVDMSHRQILEALSGLLLGMFVAILSSTVVSNALPRIITDLHGGQSAYTWVVTSTLLATTATTPIWGKLADLTSKKVLVQLALGIFVLGSVLAGQSHTTGELIACRVVQGVGAGGLTALAQVIMATMIAPRERGRYSGYLGAVMAVGTIGGPLIGGVIVDTDWLGWRWCFYVGVPFAVLALVVLQKTLHLPVVKREAKIDWWGATLITAAVSLLLIWVTLAGDKYDWMSWQTAVMVAGAVLLGALALRVENRAAEPMIPPRLFRNRTITLAVIASIAVGVGMFGASVFLGQYFQISRGESPTMSGLMTLPMILGLLIASTVVGRIITNTGRWKRYLVAGSVLLTAGFALMGTMRADTPYWRLAVFMALIGLGLGMTMQNLVLAVQNTVGPHELGAASSVVAFFRSLGGAIGVSALGAILGHKVKDYLAEGLAGLGIPASSSGSGGSLPNVHTLPAPIRAVVEAAYGHGAGDIFLAAAPFGLIALIAVVFIKEVPLRRTNGDAVSAEVERESTVAAGAGAPVVRTGGRD from the coding sequence ATGACGCAGGCGACAGCGCCCACCCGGGCGACCGCCGTCGACATGTCCCACCGGCAGATCCTGGAGGCGCTCTCCGGCCTGCTGCTGGGCATGTTCGTCGCGATCCTCTCCTCCACGGTCGTCTCGAACGCGCTGCCGCGGATCATCACCGACCTCCACGGCGGCCAGTCCGCGTACACCTGGGTGGTCACCTCGACGCTGCTGGCGACCACCGCGACCACCCCGATCTGGGGCAAGCTCGCCGACCTGACCAGCAAGAAGGTCCTCGTCCAGCTCGCCCTCGGCATCTTCGTGCTGGGCTCGGTGCTGGCCGGGCAGTCACACACCACCGGCGAGCTCATCGCCTGCCGGGTGGTGCAGGGCGTGGGCGCGGGCGGCCTGACCGCCCTGGCCCAGGTGATCATGGCGACGATGATCGCGCCGCGCGAGCGCGGCCGGTACAGCGGCTACCTCGGCGCGGTCATGGCCGTGGGCACCATCGGCGGCCCGCTCATCGGCGGCGTCATCGTCGACACCGACTGGCTCGGCTGGCGCTGGTGCTTCTACGTGGGCGTGCCGTTCGCCGTCCTCGCCCTCGTCGTGCTCCAGAAGACCCTGCACCTGCCGGTGGTCAAGCGCGAGGCGAAGATCGACTGGTGGGGCGCCACCCTCATCACCGCGGCCGTCTCCCTGCTGCTCATCTGGGTCACCCTGGCCGGCGACAAGTACGACTGGATGTCCTGGCAGACCGCCGTCATGGTGGCCGGCGCCGTGCTGCTCGGCGCGCTCGCCCTGCGGGTGGAGAACCGGGCCGCCGAGCCCATGATCCCGCCGCGCCTGTTCCGCAACCGCACCATCACCCTCGCCGTGATCGCCAGCATCGCGGTCGGCGTGGGCATGTTCGGCGCCTCGGTATTCCTGGGCCAGTACTTCCAGATCAGCCGCGGCGAGAGCCCGACCATGTCCGGCCTCATGACCCTGCCGATGATCCTCGGCCTGCTGATCGCCTCCACCGTGGTCGGCCGGATCATCACCAACACCGGCCGCTGGAAGCGGTACCTGGTGGCCGGCTCGGTGCTGCTCACCGCCGGCTTCGCGCTGATGGGCACCATGCGGGCGGACACCCCGTACTGGCGGCTCGCCGTGTTCATGGCGCTGATCGGCCTCGGCCTGGGCATGACCATGCAGAACCTGGTCCTCGCCGTGCAGAACACCGTCGGTCCGCACGAGCTCGGCGCCGCCAGCTCCGTGGTGGCGTTCTTCCGCAGCCTCGGCGGCGCCATCGGCGTGAGCGCGCTCGGCGCGATCCTCGGCCACAAGGTCAAGGACTATCTCGCCGAGGGACTCGCCGGACTCGGCATCCCCGCCTCCAGCTCCGGCAGCGGCGGTAGCCTGCCCAACGTGCACACCCTGCCCGCACCGATCCGCGCGGTCGTCGAGGCCGCGTACGGGCACGGCGCCGGGGACATCTTCCTGGCCGCCGCCCCGTTCGGGCTGATCGCGCTCATCGCGGTGGTGTTCATCAAGGAGGTGCCGCTGCGCCGGACCAACGGCGACGCGGTCTCCGCCGAGGTCGAGCGCGAGTCGACAGTCGCGGCCGGCGCCGGCGCCCCGGTGGTACGCACCGGCGGGCGGGACTGA
- the smc gene encoding chromosome segregation protein SMC encodes MHLKSLTVKGFKSFASATTLKLEPGITCVVGPNGSGKSNVVDAIAWVLGEQGAKALRGGKMEDVIFAGTAGRAPLGRAEVTLTIDNTDGALPIEYTEVSITRRMFRSGESEYEINGDSCRLLDIQELLSDSGIGREMHIIVGQGRLDGMLHAKPEDRRAFIEEAAGVLKHRKRKEKALRKLDAMQTNLNRLTDLTAELRRQLKPLGRQAEVARRAAAIQANLRDARLRLLADDLHTLRTTLDREIADETALRERREQIEGEHGEVQARLGELEAALAEDAPLLAAAQDTWYKLSALQERFRSIEQLARERLRHLSATGDDERPGRDPDQLEAESRRVREQEEELRAALTEDQVRLAEAVEHRQELERQLAAAERELVAAAKAIADRREGLARLTGQVNSARARTTSAGEEIERLAAAHTDALTRAEKAQAELDAVAEQSTEADRDNADLDARHAEAVAVHEQAQAAVRSLADAERAAEKDAATWKAREEALALGLRRKDGAGALLARADQVPGLLGSLSGLLTVAPGNEAALAAALGGLADAVAVSGVDEAVEAMRLLKISDAGRAGLLVGSPAGPGMAGSADALRPKLPEGARWAPDLVECSAELRPAVHRALRDVALVDDLAAAAELVAGNPELRAVTPDGDVVGAYAAAGGSAKAPSYIEVQAAVEEARANRATAERTSAELREQLIEARAEVAAAKEAVQHAAAAKREAESHRNAAARRLAELGAAARSAKAETDRLGESRSRAEAARERDLQALAELEERLRLAEATPLDAEPSTEERDQLAAMVPQARQNEMEVRLAVRTAEERVSSIAGRADSLARQATAERAARERAAARRAARTRGAEIARAVVGGAREALTRLTVSIARAEEHRDAVARERAAREAELSEVRGAAKRLGAELERLTSQVHRDEVARAEQRLRIEQLEAKAAEDFGLDVATLIAEYGPDQLVPPTDADVAAAEKDGRPVPEPVRYERPVQEKRAAKAERELALLGKVNPLALEEFAALEERFKFLSEQLEDLKATRRDLLTVVKDVDDRILEVFASAFEDTAREFEQVFTVLFPGGEGRLVLTDPEDLLTTGVEVEARPPGKKIKRLSLLSGGERSLTAVAMLVAIFRARPSPFYIMDEVEAALDDVNLGRLITLLAQLREKSQLIVITHQKRTMEIADALYGVTMRSGVTQVISQRLNRADDEGQGNSE; translated from the coding sequence GTGCATCTCAAGAGCCTGACGGTGAAGGGCTTCAAGTCCTTCGCCTCCGCGACGACGCTGAAGCTGGAGCCCGGGATCACCTGCGTGGTCGGCCCGAACGGCTCCGGCAAGTCCAACGTCGTCGACGCCATCGCCTGGGTGCTCGGCGAGCAGGGCGCCAAGGCGCTGCGCGGCGGCAAGATGGAGGACGTCATCTTCGCCGGCACCGCCGGCCGGGCGCCGCTCGGCCGGGCCGAGGTCACCCTCACCATCGACAACACCGACGGCGCGCTGCCGATCGAGTACACCGAGGTCTCCATCACCCGCCGGATGTTCCGCTCCGGCGAGAGCGAGTACGAGATCAACGGCGACTCCTGCCGGCTGCTGGACATCCAGGAGCTGCTCTCGGACTCCGGCATCGGCCGGGAGATGCACATCATCGTCGGGCAGGGCCGGCTCGACGGCATGCTGCACGCCAAGCCGGAGGACCGGCGGGCGTTCATCGAGGAGGCGGCCGGCGTCCTCAAGCACCGCAAGCGCAAGGAGAAGGCGCTGCGGAAGCTCGACGCGATGCAGACCAACCTCAACCGGCTCACCGACCTCACGGCCGAGCTGCGCCGCCAGCTCAAGCCGCTGGGCCGGCAGGCCGAGGTGGCCCGCCGGGCCGCCGCCATCCAGGCCAACCTGCGCGACGCCCGGCTGCGGCTGCTCGCCGACGACCTGCACACCCTGCGCACCACGCTGGACCGGGAGATCGCCGACGAGACCGCGCTGCGCGAGCGGCGCGAGCAGATCGAGGGCGAGCACGGCGAGGTGCAGGCCCGGCTCGGCGAGCTGGAGGCCGCGCTGGCCGAGGACGCCCCGCTGCTCGCCGCGGCGCAGGACACCTGGTACAAGCTCTCCGCGCTCCAGGAGCGGTTCCGCTCCATCGAGCAGCTCGCCCGGGAACGGCTCCGGCATCTCAGCGCCACCGGCGACGACGAGCGCCCCGGCCGCGACCCGGACCAGCTGGAGGCCGAGTCCCGGCGGGTCCGCGAGCAGGAGGAGGAGCTGCGCGCGGCGCTCACCGAGGACCAGGTCCGGCTCGCCGAGGCGGTCGAGCACCGGCAGGAGCTGGAACGGCAGCTCGCCGCCGCCGAACGCGAACTGGTCGCCGCGGCCAAGGCCATCGCCGACCGGCGGGAGGGGCTGGCCCGGCTGACCGGCCAGGTCAACTCCGCCCGGGCCCGCACCACCAGCGCGGGCGAGGAGATCGAACGCCTCGCCGCCGCGCACACCGACGCCCTGACCCGCGCCGAGAAGGCCCAGGCCGAACTGGACGCCGTCGCGGAGCAGTCCACCGAGGCCGACCGGGACAACGCCGACCTGGACGCCCGGCACGCCGAGGCGGTCGCCGTGCACGAGCAAGCCCAGGCCGCCGTGCGCAGCCTCGCCGACGCCGAGCGGGCCGCCGAGAAGGACGCCGCCACCTGGAAGGCCCGCGAGGAGGCGCTCGCCCTCGGCCTGCGCCGCAAGGACGGCGCGGGCGCCCTGCTGGCCCGCGCCGACCAGGTGCCCGGCCTGCTCGGCAGCCTCTCCGGCCTGCTCACCGTCGCACCGGGCAACGAGGCGGCGCTCGCCGCCGCGCTCGGCGGGCTCGCCGACGCCGTCGCGGTCAGCGGGGTGGACGAGGCCGTCGAGGCCATGCGGCTGCTCAAGATCTCCGACGCCGGCCGCGCCGGGCTGCTTGTCGGCAGCCCCGCCGGCCCCGGCATGGCCGGCTCCGCCGACGCGCTGCGCCCGAAGCTGCCCGAGGGCGCCCGCTGGGCCCCCGACCTGGTGGAGTGCTCCGCCGAGCTGCGCCCGGCCGTGCACCGGGCGCTGCGCGACGTGGCGCTCGTCGACGACCTCGCCGCCGCGGCTGAGCTGGTCGCCGGCAACCCGGAGCTGCGCGCGGTCACCCCTGACGGGGACGTGGTGGGGGCGTACGCGGCGGCCGGCGGGTCGGCCAAGGCGCCCAGCTACATCGAGGTGCAGGCGGCCGTCGAGGAGGCGCGGGCCAACCGGGCCACCGCCGAGCGGACCAGCGCCGAGCTGCGCGAGCAGCTCATCGAGGCACGCGCCGAGGTGGCCGCCGCCAAGGAGGCCGTGCAGCACGCCGCCGCCGCCAAGCGGGAGGCCGAGAGCCACCGCAACGCCGCCGCCCGCCGCCTCGCCGAGCTGGGCGCGGCCGCCCGCTCGGCCAAGGCGGAGACCGACCGGCTCGGCGAGTCTCGTTCCCGCGCCGAGGCGGCCCGGGAACGCGACCTCCAGGCCCTCGCCGAGCTGGAGGAGCGGCTCCGGCTGGCCGAGGCCACCCCGCTGGACGCCGAACCGTCCACCGAGGAACGCGACCAGCTCGCCGCCATGGTGCCGCAGGCCCGGCAGAACGAGATGGAGGTCCGGCTCGCCGTGCGTACCGCCGAGGAGCGGGTCTCCTCGATCGCCGGCCGGGCCGACTCCCTCGCCCGGCAGGCGACCGCCGAGCGGGCCGCGCGGGAGCGCGCGGCCGCCCGGCGCGCGGCCCGCACCCGCGGCGCCGAGATCGCCCGGGCCGTGGTCGGCGGCGCCCGCGAGGCGCTCACCCGGCTCACCGTCTCGATCGCCCGGGCCGAGGAGCACCGCGACGCCGTCGCCCGCGAGCGCGCCGCCCGCGAGGCCGAGCTGTCCGAGGTACGCGGCGCGGCCAAGCGGCTCGGCGCCGAGCTGGAGCGGCTGACCAGCCAGGTGCACCGGGACGAGGTGGCCCGCGCCGAGCAGCGGCTGCGCATCGAGCAGCTGGAGGCGAAGGCGGCCGAGGACTTCGGCCTCGACGTGGCCACCCTGATCGCCGAGTACGGCCCGGACCAGCTCGTCCCGCCCACCGACGCCGATGTCGCCGCCGCGGAGAAGGACGGCAGGCCGGTGCCCGAGCCGGTCCGCTACGAGCGGCCGGTGCAGGAGAAGCGGGCCGCCAAGGCGGAGCGGGAGCTGGCCCTGCTCGGCAAGGTCAACCCCCTCGCGCTGGAGGAGTTCGCCGCGCTGGAGGAGCGCTTCAAGTTCCTCTCCGAGCAGCTGGAGGACCTCAAGGCCACCCGCCGGGACCTGCTCACCGTGGTCAAGGACGTCGACGACCGGATCCTGGAGGTCTTCGCCAGCGCGTTCGAGGACACCGCGCGGGAGTTCGAGCAGGTCTTCACGGTGCTCTTCCCCGGCGGCGAGGGGCGGCTGGTGCTCACCGACCCGGAGGACCTGCTCACCACCGGCGTCGAGGTCGAGGCCCGGCCACCCGGCAAGAAGATCAAGCGGCTCTCCCTGCTCTCCGGCGGGGAGCGGTCGCTCACCGCGGTGGCCATGCTTGTGGCGATCTTCCGCGCCCGGCCCAGCCCGTTCTACATCATGGACGAGGTGGAGGCGGCCCTCGACGACGTCAACCTGGGTCGCCTGATCACGCTGCTGGCCCAGCTCCGCGAGAAGAGCCAGCTCATCGTGATCACCCACCAGAAGCGGACCATGGAGATCGCCGACGCGCTCTACGGCGTGACCATGCGCAGCGGCGTCACCCAGGTGATCAGCCAGCGGCTCAACCGGGCCGACGACGAGGGGCAGGGGAACAGCGAGTGA
- a CDS encoding HAD-IA family hydrolase — translation MSRERATALLVDFDGVLRRWDPAVAARVEREYGLTEGVLGEIAMSWGLLQPVLTGKVSHAEWMNSVAEALTPSVGDAGRARAAVDAWQRYRGEVDPDVLAFIREVRSAGVRVGLGTNATDVLDADLAALDLTDELDVVVNSSVIGVHKPAKEYFQAACEALGTPPARVLFVDDEDRAVAGARVAGLSAHRWSGPADLRYLRAALAY, via the coding sequence GTGAGTCGGGAACGCGCCACGGCGCTCCTGGTGGACTTCGACGGCGTGCTGCGCCGCTGGGATCCGGCGGTGGCCGCCCGGGTCGAGCGGGAGTACGGGCTGACCGAGGGTGTCCTCGGCGAGATCGCCATGTCCTGGGGGCTGCTCCAGCCGGTGCTCACCGGCAAGGTGAGTCACGCCGAGTGGATGAACAGCGTGGCCGAGGCGCTCACCCCCTCGGTCGGCGACGCGGGCCGGGCCCGGGCCGCGGTGGACGCGTGGCAGCGCTACCGCGGCGAGGTCGACCCCGACGTGCTCGCCTTCATCCGGGAGGTCCGGTCGGCCGGTGTCCGGGTCGGGCTGGGCACCAACGCCACCGACGTGCTCGACGCCGACCTGGCCGCGCTGGACCTCACCGACGAGCTGGACGTGGTGGTCAACTCCTCGGTGATCGGGGTGCACAAGCCGGCGAAGGAGTACTTCCAGGCGGCCTGCGAGGCGCTCGGGACCCCGCCGGCGCGGGTGCTGTTCGTCGACGACGAGGACCGTGCGGTGGCCGGCGCCCGGGTGGCCGGGCTCTCCGCGCACCGCTGGAGCGGGCCCGCGGACCTGCGCTACCTGCGCGCGGCGCTGGCGTACTGA
- a CDS encoding MarR family winged helix-turn-helix transcriptional regulator: MDESLRAVEHELTALLRRGRALSWEIAREVHPNLEPNAYGLLLWLRRSGSTRLTDLAGKLGIGKGTLSRQIGGLEALGLVRRDPDPTDRRAAQLSLTEEGTRRFDAARAARLGQIRRSLESWPKQDVEDFARLMHRFNETF, encoded by the coding sequence GTGGACGAGAGCCTGCGCGCCGTGGAGCACGAACTGACCGCGCTGCTGCGGCGCGGGCGCGCCCTGTCCTGGGAGATCGCCCGCGAGGTCCACCCCAACCTGGAGCCCAACGCCTACGGGCTGCTGCTCTGGCTGCGCCGGTCCGGCTCGACCCGGCTCACCGACCTGGCCGGGAAGCTGGGCATCGGCAAGGGCACGCTGAGCCGGCAGATCGGCGGCCTGGAGGCGCTGGGCCTGGTCCGCCGCGACCCGGACCCGACCGACCGGCGCGCCGCCCAGCTCAGCCTCACCGAGGAGGGCACCCGCCGGTTCGACGCGGCACGGGCGGCCCGACTCGGACAGATCCGGCGCTCGCTCGAATCGTGGCCGAAACAGGACGTCGAGGACTTCGCCCGGCTCATGCACCGGTTCAACGAGACCTTCTGA
- a CDS encoding nucleoside triphosphate pyrophosphohydrolase family protein, translating into MDLDEYQRGALRTAAPRHKRNELFHLVLGLVGESGELAEKFKKWVRDLDSDESRIDRAGIAKELGDVLWYVAVLADHLDLSLNDIATANLAKLASRQGRGVLGGSGDDR; encoded by the coding sequence ATGGACCTGGATGAGTATCAGCGTGGCGCTCTCCGCACCGCCGCTCCACGTCACAAGAGGAACGAGCTGTTCCACCTGGTGCTCGGGCTGGTCGGCGAATCGGGTGAGCTCGCCGAGAAGTTCAAGAAGTGGGTCCGCGACCTCGACAGCGACGAGTCGCGGATCGACCGGGCCGGCATCGCCAAGGAACTCGGCGACGTGCTCTGGTACGTGGCGGTGCTCGCCGACCACCTCGACCTGTCACTGAACGACATCGCGACGGCGAACCTGGCCAAGCTGGCCAGCCGCCAGGGCCGTGGTGTGCTGGGTGGCAGCGGCGACGACCGCTGA
- a CDS encoding endo alpha-1,4 polygalactosaminidase, with amino-acid sequence MRIRPAWAMLPRPVRVRRRGPRRGVAVVLTVLLLAPAPACREPIVPPGAPTPWPVAQARHWQWQWQLTGPVDVTVDADVFLLDAVRTTSGETGALRARHRRLVCQVRVGTYAATDPDASRFPAAVRGTAVPGRPGSRWLDIRRWDSLEPVLADRFRLCRGKGFGAVALDDADGYLHRSGFPLTFDDQLEFNRRLAELARRLDLSPGLVDDLPQVAALAPDFDFAVNQECVRRGGCDKLLPFTDAHKPVFHVEFSGDPADFCVTTVGYGFASILKDRKLDAWREPCTLP; translated from the coding sequence ATGCGGATCCGGCCGGCGTGGGCCATGCTGCCCCGGCCGGTCCGCGTCCGCCGACGTGGGCCGCGCCGGGGCGTTGCGGTGGTGCTGACGGTGCTGCTGCTCGCCCCGGCGCCGGCCTGCCGGGAGCCGATCGTCCCGCCCGGGGCGCCCACCCCGTGGCCGGTCGCGCAGGCCCGCCACTGGCAGTGGCAGTGGCAGCTCACCGGGCCGGTGGACGTCACCGTCGACGCCGACGTCTTCCTGCTCGACGCGGTGCGGACCACCTCCGGCGAGACCGGCGCGCTGCGCGCCCGCCACCGCCGCCTGGTGTGCCAGGTGCGGGTCGGCACGTACGCGGCCACCGACCCGGACGCGAGCCGCTTCCCGGCGGCGGTACGCGGCACGGCGGTGCCCGGACGGCCGGGCAGCCGGTGGCTGGACATCCGCCGGTGGGACTCCCTGGAGCCGGTGCTGGCCGACCGGTTCCGGCTCTGCCGGGGCAAGGGCTTCGGCGCGGTGGCGCTCGACGACGCCGACGGCTACCTGCACCGCTCCGGCTTCCCGCTCACCTTCGACGACCAGTTGGAGTTCAACCGCCGGCTGGCCGAGCTGGCCCGGCGCCTGGACCTCTCCCCCGGGCTCGTCGACGACCTGCCGCAGGTGGCCGCGCTGGCCCCCGACTTCGACTTCGCGGTCAACCAGGAGTGCGTGCGCCGGGGCGGGTGCGACAAGCTGCTCCCCTTCACCGACGCGCACAAGCCGGTCTTCCACGTCGAGTTCAGCGGCGACCCGGCCGACTTCTGCGTCACCACTGTCGGCTACGGCTTCGCCTCGATCCTCAAGGACCGCAAACTCGACGCCTGGCGCGAACCCTGCACGCTCCCCTGA
- a CDS encoding universal stress protein produces MDAPERERYGPEARPLPFERGTDGPRVVLVGVDGSRTSLRAASYAAGLARRQGSGLVVVFVSSPAPYAGIMSGVVAGAVQQTHDELAAELREECRRGAEELGLPVTFLCRRGDAYAELCKAADEHRADLVVVGSSEQAGHKLVGSVATRLVRTGRWPVVVVP; encoded by the coding sequence ATGGACGCACCCGAGCGCGAGAGGTACGGCCCGGAGGCCCGGCCGCTGCCGTTCGAGCGCGGCACGGACGGGCCCCGGGTGGTACTGGTCGGCGTCGACGGCAGCCGCACCTCGCTGCGCGCCGCCTCGTACGCCGCCGGGCTGGCCCGCCGGCAGGGCTCCGGGCTGGTGGTGGTCTTCGTCAGCTCGCCCGCCCCGTACGCGGGCATCATGTCCGGAGTGGTGGCCGGGGCGGTCCAGCAGACCCACGACGAGCTGGCCGCCGAGCTGCGCGAGGAGTGCCGGCGCGGCGCCGAGGAGCTGGGCCTGCCGGTGACCTTCCTGTGCCGGCGCGGCGACGCGTACGCCGAGCTGTGCAAGGCGGCCGACGAGCACCGCGCGGACCTCGTGGTGGTCGGGTCGTCCGAGCAGGCCGGCCACAAGCTGGTCGGCTCGGTCGCCACCCGGCTGGTCCGCACCGGCCGCTGGCCGGTCGTGGTGGTGCCCTGA